In a genomic window of Homo sapiens chromosome 22, GRCh38.p14 Primary Assembly:
- the RIBC2 gene encoding RIB43A-like with coiled-coils protein 2 has product MGSQTMAVALPRDLRQDANLAKRRHAELCRQKRVFNARNRIIGGDTEAWDVQVHDQKIKEATEKARHETFAAEMRQNDKIMCILENRKKRDRKNLCRAINDFQQSFQKPETRREFDLSDPLALKKDLPARQSDNDVRNTISGMQKFMGEDLNFHERKKFQEEQNREWSLQQQREWKNARAEQKCAEALYTETRLQFDETAKHLQKLESTTRKAVCASVKDFNKSQAIESVERKKQEKKQEQEDNLAEITNLLRGDLLSENPQQAASSFGPHRVVPDRWKGMTQEQLEQIRLVQKQQIQEKLRLQEEKRQRDLDWDRRRIQGARATLLFERQQWRRQRDLRRALDSSNLSLAKEQHLQKKYMNEVYTNQPTGDYFTQFNTGSR; this is encoded by the exons ATGGGTTCCCAGACCATGGCGGTGGCGCTGCCCAGGGACTTGCGGCAGGACGCCAACCTGGCAAAGAGGAGGCACGCGGAGCTGTGCAGGCAGAAGCGGGTCTTCAACGCCAGAAACAGGATAATTGGG gGAGACACTGAAGCCTGGGATGTTCAAGTTCATGACCAGAAGATAAAAGAAGCTACTGAAAAAGCTAGACATGAAACCTTTG CTGCTGAAATGAGGCAAAATGACAAAATCATGTGCATATTGGAAAACCGGAAAAAGAGGGATAGGAAAAATCTCTGTAGGGCTATCAATGACTTCCAACAGAGCTTTCAGAAGCCAGAAACTCGCCGTGAATTTGATCTGTCCGACCCCCTAGCCCTTAAGAAAGATCTTCCAGCCCGGCAGTCAGATAATGATGTTCGGAATACGATATCAGGAATGCAGAAATTCATGGGAGAGGATTTAAACTTCCATGAGAGGAAGAAATTCCAAgaggaacaaaacagagaatgGTCTTTGCAGCAGCAAAGGGAATGGAAGAACGCCCGTGCTGAACAAAAATGCGCAG AGGCCCTCTACACAGAGACAAGGCTGCAGTTTGACGAGACAGCCAAGCacctccagaagctggaaagcACCACCAGAAAGGCAGTTTGTGCATCTGTGAAAGACTTCAACAAGAGCCAG GCCATCGAGTCAGtggaaaggaaaaagcaagagaaaaagcaagaacaaGAGGACAACTTGGCCGAGATCACCAACCTCCTGCGTGGGGACCTGCTCTCCGAGAACCCGCAGCAGGCAGCCAGCTCCTTCGGGCCCCACCGCGTGGTCCCTGACCGCTGGAAGGGCATGACCCAGGAGCAGCTGGAGCAGATCCGCCTAGTCCAGAAGCAGCAAATCCAGGAGAAGCTG AGGCTCCAGGAAGAAAAGCGCCAGCGAGACCTGGACTGGGACCGGCGGAGGATTCAGGGGGCTCGCGCCACCCTGCTGTTTGAGCGGCAGCAGTGGCGGCGGCAGCGCGACCTGCGCAGAGCTCTGGACAGCAGCAACCTCAGCCTGGCCAAGGAGCAGCATTTGCA
- the RIBC2 gene encoding RIB43A-like with coiled-coils protein 2 isoform X3 yields MGSQTMAVALPRDLRQDANLAKRRHAELCRQKRVFNARNRIIGGDTEAWDVQVHDQKIKEATEKARHETFAAEMRQNDKIMCILENRKKRDRKNLCRAINDFQQSFQKPETRREFDLSDPLALKKDLPARQSDNDVRNTISGMQKFMGEDLNFHERKKFQEEQNREWSLQQQREWKNARAEQKCADLTFYPHP; encoded by the exons ATGGGTTCCCAGACCATGGCGGTGGCGCTGCCCAGGGACTTGCGGCAGGACGCCAACCTGGCAAAGAGGAGGCACGCGGAGCTGTGCAGGCAGAAGCGGGTCTTCAACGCCAGAAACAGGATAATTGGG gGAGACACTGAAGCCTGGGATGTTCAAGTTCATGACCAGAAGATAAAAGAAGCTACTGAAAAAGCTAGACATGAAACCTTTG CTGCTGAAATGAGGCAAAATGACAAAATCATGTGCATATTGGAAAACCGGAAAAAGAGGGATAGGAAAAATCTCTGTAGGGCTATCAATGACTTCCAACAGAGCTTTCAGAAGCCAGAAACTCGCCGTGAATTTGATCTGTCCGACCCCCTAGCCCTTAAGAAAGATCTTCCAGCCCGGCAGTCAGATAATGATGTTCGGAATACGATATCAGGAATGCAGAAATTCATGGGAGAGGATTTAAACTTCCATGAGAGGAAGAAATTCCAAgaggaacaaaacagagaatgGTCTTTGCAGCAGCAAAGGGAATGGAAGAACGCCCGTGCTGAACAAAAATGCGCAG ACCTGACCTTCTACCCACATCCGTGA
- the RIBC2 gene encoding RIB43A-like with coiled-coils protein 2 isoform X1: protein MRQNDKIMCILENRKKRDRKNLCRAINDFQQSFQKPETRREFDLSDPLALKKDLPARQSDNDVRNTISGMQKFMGEDLNFHERKKFQEEQNREWSLQQQREWKNARAEQKCAEALYTETRLQFDETAKHLQKLESTTRKAVCASVKDFNKSQAIESVERKKQEKKQEQEDNLAEITNLLRGDLLSENPQQAASSFGPHRVVPDRWKGMTQEQLEQIRLVQKQQIQEKLRLQEEKRQRDLDWDRRRIQGARATLLFERQQWRRQRDLRRALDSSNLSLAKEQHLQKKYMNEVYTNQPTGDYFTQFNTGSR, encoded by the exons ATGAGGCAAAATGACAAAATCATGTGCATATTGGAAAACCGGAAAAAGAGGGATAGGAAAAATCTCTGTAGGGCTATCAATGACTTCCAACAGAGCTTTCAGAAGCCAGAAACTCGCCGTGAATTTGATCTGTCCGACCCCCTAGCCCTTAAGAAAGATCTTCCAGCCCGGCAGTCAGATAATGATGTTCGGAATACGATATCAGGAATGCAGAAATTCATGGGAGAGGATTTAAACTTCCATGAGAGGAAGAAATTCCAAgaggaacaaaacagagaatgGTCTTTGCAGCAGCAAAGGGAATGGAAGAACGCCCGTGCTGAACAAAAATGCGCAG AGGCCCTCTACACAGAGACAAGGCTGCAGTTTGACGAGACAGCCAAGCacctccagaagctggaaagcACCACCAGAAAGGCAGTTTGTGCATCTGTGAAAGACTTCAACAAGAGCCAG GCCATCGAGTCAGtggaaaggaaaaagcaagagaaaaagcaagaacaaGAGGACAACTTGGCCGAGATCACCAACCTCCTGCGTGGGGACCTGCTCTCCGAGAACCCGCAGCAGGCAGCCAGCTCCTTCGGGCCCCACCGCGTGGTCCCTGACCGCTGGAAGGGCATGACCCAGGAGCAGCTGGAGCAGATCCGCCTAGTCCAGAAGCAGCAAATCCAGGAGAAGCTG AGGCTCCAGGAAGAAAAGCGCCAGCGAGACCTGGACTGGGACCGGCGGAGGATTCAGGGGGCTCGCGCCACCCTGCTGTTTGAGCGGCAGCAGTGGCGGCGGCAGCGCGACCTGCGCAGAGCTCTGGACAGCAGCAACCTCAGCCTGGCCAAGGAGCAGCATTTGCA